One genomic segment of Chitinophaga sancti includes these proteins:
- a CDS encoding efflux transporter outer membrane subunit: MKSNNKQQALLVILTAATFAVSCRVTKPYKQPENVADSKLYRDSTTTDSTTMADLPWTQLFTDPHLQALIKEGIENNLDLKVANARMNAAAANLRQSKQAFLPTAEATASVTQQKVAISQGGSFITYNRTYQLSATASWEADIWGKLRSTKRAYMAAFLQSEAYRRAVLTQLIANIATNYYALLAYDEQLKLTRQTIENRKADVETMKTLKESDVVTGADVVQSEANRYSAEVTIPDLLQNIRETENTISLYLGRPSSAIERGTLADQSVNADLKTGVPAQLLANRPDVQQAEYQLRYYYELTNVARTYFYPSLSITATGGLNSTTLNSFFDASHFFGSIVGSLTQPIFQQGQNKQRLRVAEANQEEYMATYKSTLLTAGQEVTNALFDYNAAVDKAAIRNKQIAYLQKSVDYTKELLKYTSNTNYTDVLTSEQSLLTAQLNSISDKLQQLQAVVTLYRSLGGGWK, from the coding sequence ATGAAATCCAATAATAAACAACAAGCACTGTTGGTCATATTGACTGCTGCGACCTTTGCTGTTTCGTGCAGAGTTACCAAACCTTACAAACAACCGGAGAATGTGGCAGACAGTAAGTTGTACCGCGACAGTACGACTACCGATAGTACGACCATGGCCGATCTTCCATGGACGCAATTATTCACAGATCCACATTTACAGGCCCTCATCAAAGAAGGCATAGAAAATAACCTGGACCTGAAGGTTGCCAATGCCCGTATGAATGCGGCAGCGGCCAATCTTCGCCAGAGCAAACAAGCTTTTCTGCCTACAGCGGAAGCTACTGCTTCTGTAACCCAGCAAAAGGTGGCTATCTCTCAGGGTGGTAGCTTTATCACTTACAACCGTACCTACCAGCTCTCCGCTACCGCCAGCTGGGAAGCTGATATATGGGGAAAACTGCGTAGTACAAAGCGCGCTTACATGGCCGCCTTTCTGCAAAGTGAAGCATACCGAAGGGCCGTACTGACCCAGCTAATCGCCAATATTGCCACCAATTACTATGCATTGCTGGCATATGACGAACAACTGAAGCTCACCCGCCAGACCATAGAAAATCGCAAAGCCGATGTGGAAACCATGAAGACGCTGAAAGAAAGTGATGTGGTAACCGGGGCCGACGTGGTACAGAGTGAAGCCAACCGCTACTCTGCCGAAGTGACTATTCCGGATCTGTTGCAAAACATCCGCGAAACAGAAAACACCATCAGCTTATACCTGGGCCGCCCTTCCAGCGCCATCGAAAGAGGTACCCTGGCAGATCAATCTGTGAATGCAGACCTGAAAACAGGGGTACCAGCACAGTTACTGGCCAATCGTCCGGATGTACAACAGGCTGAATACCAGCTTCGTTATTACTATGAACTGACCAATGTAGCCAGAACCTACTTCTACCCAAGCCTGTCTATTACGGCAACTGGTGGTTTGAATAGTACTACCCTGAATAGCTTTTTCGATGCCTCTCACTTTTTCGGCAGCATCGTAGGAAGTCTGACCCAGCCTATTTTCCAGCAGGGTCAGAACAAGCAACGGTTACGGGTAGCGGAAGCCAACCAGGAAGAGTATATGGCTACCTACAAATCTACCCTGCTCACCGCTGGCCAGGAAGTCACCAACGCCCTGTTTGACTACAATGCCGCCGTAGATAAGGCTGCCATCAGAAATAAGCAGATCGCTTACCTGCAAAAGTCAGTAGACTATACAAAAGAACTGCTGAAATATACATCCAATACCAACTATACGGATGTACTCACGTCAGAACAAAGCCTGCTCACCGCCCAGCTGAACAGTATCAGCGACAAACTACAACAGCTGCAAGCCGTTGTAACACTGTACCGAAGCCTTGGTGGAGGATGGAAATAA